The following DNA comes from Dehalococcoidia bacterium.
GGCGCGCGGCGGATTGGTGTTGGCGTGGCTTGCGAGCCCTGGAGGCGGGTCCCGCCGCCGGTGCTCGTGGGCACGCGGTCGGCGGCAAAGACTTCGGTCACGACCTTCGGGCAGGAGCGGTCGGGCAGGAGGCCGGTCGTCTGGCAGACCTGGACGAACTTGATGCCGGAGGGCACGTCGAAGCCCTGCGCCGGCCGCCCTTCCAGGGCGCGCTGCATGAAGGTGTTCCAGATGGGCGCGGCGGTGTAGGTGCTCGTCGCGCCCCGCATGGGTGAGTTGTTGGCGTTGCCAACCCAGACGCCCGTCACGAGCTCCGGGGTGTAGCCGATCGTCCAGGCGTCGCGCGCGTTGTCGGTGAGGCCGCTCTTGACGGCGGCCTCGCGGCCGGCGAGCTTTAGCGGGCTGTTGAGGCCAAACATCGAGGAGCGCGCCGTGTCGTCCGAGAGGACGTGCGTGATCATGTAGGCATAGGGGGCGGGAATGATGCGCTCCTTCCTCTGCTTTGCCCGCCAGATTGTCCGTCCCTGCGAGTCCTCGACCTTCAGGACGAGCACGGGGTCGAGCGGGCGCGAGCCCTTTGGCAGGTCGAGAACGCTCTCGATCCCCGCCTGTTCGCCATAGTTCGCGAATACGGAGAAGACGTAGGTGAGGTCGAGCAGGCTGACATCGGCGCCTCCGAGCGTGAAGGCGGGACCGTAGGCATCGACGTGCCCCAGAGTGGTCAGGCCCAGCCTGCGGGCGTTGTCGTAGACGTCCGGGAGGCCAGCGAACTCGAGGGCCTTCACCGCAGGTGGGTTCAGGGAGCTGGCAAGGGCGACCCGAACGGGGATGGGGCCGCGATAGCGGTTATCGGCGTTGCCCAGGGTGTAGGTGCCGGAGCCGGTGCTGAGCCGGATAGGCTCGTCATTGACGATCGTCGCCGGGGACCAGCCGTCGATGAAGGCGCTGACGTAGGTGATGGGCTTGATGGTCGAGCCGGGCTGGTTGAGGGCCGTGACGTTGTCTACCTGGCCGCTGATGCCATCGTCGAAGTAGTCGCGGCTGCCGACGTAGGCCAGCACCTGGCCCGTCTTTGGGTCGATCGCCACCAAGGCGGCGTTCGTGGCCCCGACCTGCGGGCCAATTCGCGCCAGTTGCTCCTGCACGACGGCGTTGGCCTTGCGCTGCAGTTCTACGTCTATGGAAGTGGTCACGCGCAGACCGGGCTTGCGCGCGGCATCGCCGATCAGGCTTGGCAGGAGGCCACGCACGTTGACTGCGAGGTGGGGCGCCTCCCCGCGCTCCGCCTGGCGCTGATCGCCGGGCACCCGGCCCTCGCGGATGGTGAGAGGCTGCGCCTTCAGCTGCGCGGCCTCCTCCTTCGAGAGGTAATCGTGACGCTGCATGAGGTCGATGACTTCATGCTGGCGGGCAAGGGCGGCATCGAGGTTGTTCAGCGGGTCGTAGATCGCGGGCGCCCGCGGGATGCCGGCGAGCATGGCCGCCTCCACGGGAGTGAGGTCGGCGGCAGGCTTGTTGAAGTAGCGATAAGAGGCCGCCTGGACGCCGTAGGCGCCGTTGCCGTAGTAGAGCGAGTTCAGGTACCACTCGAGGATTTGCTCCTTCGAGTAGCGCCGGTCGAGCTCGAAGGCGATGATGGCTTCCTTGATCTTGCGCGTGACGCTGCGCTTGCTGCGCTCCGGCACGGGGATGTAGAGGTTTTTCGCGAGCTGCTGAGTGATGGAACTGCCGCCCCCGCCCTGAAGGAAGCCGCCGCCGTCCCAGAAGGAAACGTTGTCGTAGAAGGCTCGAACGATGCCCTTGAGGTTGACGCCGGGGTTGCTCCAGAACTCGGCGTCCTCGGCCGCGACGGTCGAGTCGATGAGGTGGGGCGAGATCTCCAACAGGGGCGTTATCGCGCGAGGACCGGCCTCGCGGTCGAACTCGAAGAGGACGACGCCGTTGCGGTCCAGCACCGTGAGGCCGTTGTTCCGGTTGATCAGCGCAGCCGGCTCGGTGAAGCCGGAGGCGATGCTCACATAGGTCGCGAGGAGGAAGACGACGAACACCGCCAGGATTGCCAGCGGTGCCGCGATCAGCAGCTTTTTCTTCTGTTCGCGTGTCATGGTGGGTCAGAGGGACTTCACCACTCTACCCTTTGCACCCTAGAGCATGCTCCTGCGGCGGCATGGATGCCATTAAAGGAACCTGAAATCTGTCTATCATTCCGCGGCACCTGGCGGGCCGGTCAGTCGCTCCACCTGGCGGCTTCGATCTCCCGGAGCAGGTCAGCGGGCGAGACGGACCCCGGCGCCAGGCCCTCCGCGACCATGCGGCGGCCGATGCGCTGGAGCGCCGCGTTTGCAGGCGTCGGAACGCCATACATGCGGCCGAGGAGGGCGATCTCGCCGTTGAGGTAGTCGGACTCGATGGAGCCGGCGCCGCGCGCGAGGCTCTGCCAGGTGGAGTTGCCCTGCCGGCCGCCCCCGGCGCGCATGCCCTCGCGCAGGGCGGCCATCTCCTCGTCCGGGGCCCACTCTATGCCGGCGGCGCGATAGCAGGCGATGGCCTCTTCGACCAGCCTGCGCGAAAGCTCCGGGGCCCGCGTCTCGCCGAGGGCGGCCTGAAGCGTGTTGTTCAGGTTGCCCAGCAACTTCGCGTACTTCTTACGCATCGCCTGCGGGTCGGGGCGGGCGCGAAAGCCCGCCTTCTCGAGGTCGGAGCAGACCTCGAGGACGACATCGTCGAGGCCCGATGGGTAACGGCCAGCGTCGAGGACGCCGGTGATGCCAGCGGAGGTCGCCTCGACGACGCCGGGCTCTAGGTGGGTCGCGGGCAGGATGACCAGCATGGCGTAGACACGGTCGAACCGGCGGAGGGCAAGCCTCTCGTTCTCGACGCCGTTCTGGGCGCAGACGACCGGGAGGTCGAGCCCCGGCGCGGCGGCCTGGAGGTCGATCAGCGCCGCCTCGGTGTCCTGGGTCTTCATCGTCAGGAAGACGACGTCGCGAGGACCGAGGCTCGCTTCACTCGGGCTGCCCGCGGCCGGTATGCGGAGGGTGGCCACGCCGTCCGGGCTCTGGAAGCGCAGGCCGCGGGCGCGGATGGCCTCGAGATGCGCGCCGCGGGCGATGAGGAGGACATCGAAGCCGGCGAGGTGGAGCCGGGCGCCGATGGTCCCGCCGATGGCGCCGGCGCCGTAGATCACGTAGCGCATCGAGCCGAGTATAGCGGGGCGGTCTGCCCCTGGGCCCGGGGTCAGGGGCGCTGCCGGGCGGAGCCGCGGTGGACCTGGCGGCTGTCCGGACTGAGGGCGACCCGGAGGCTGACGACGCCGAAGAGGGCGAAGACGAGGATGAGGACGTAGGACTCCCAGTAGGCCAGGGTGC
Coding sequences within:
- a CDS encoding transglycosylase domain-containing protein: MTREQKKKLLIAAPLAILAVFVVFLLATYVSIASGFTEPAALINRNNGLTVLDRNGVVLFEFDREAGPRAITPLLEISPHLIDSTVAAEDAEFWSNPGVNLKGIVRAFYDNVSFWDGGGFLQGGGGSSITQQLAKNLYIPVPERSKRSVTRKIKEAIIAFELDRRYSKEQILEWYLNSLYYGNGAYGVQAASYRYFNKPAADLTPVEAAMLAGIPRAPAIYDPLNNLDAALARQHEVIDLMQRHDYLSKEEAAQLKAQPLTIREGRVPGDQRQAERGEAPHLAVNVRGLLPSLIGDAARKPGLRVTTSIDVELQRKANAVVQEQLARIGPQVGATNAALVAIDPKTGQVLAYVGSRDYFDDGISGQVDNVTALNQPGSTIKPITYVSAFIDGWSPATIVNDEPIRLSTGSGTYTLGNADNRYRGPIPVRVALASSLNPPAVKALEFAGLPDVYDNARRLGLTTLGHVDAYGPAFTLGGADVSLLDLTYVFSVFANYGEQAGIESVLDLPKGSRPLDPVLVLKVEDSQGRTIWRAKQRKERIIPAPYAYMITHVLSDDTARSSMFGLNSPLKLAGREAAVKSGLTDNARDAWTIGYTPELVTGVWVGNANNSPMRGATSTYTAAPIWNTFMQRALEGRPAQGFDVPSGIKFVQVCQTTGLLPDRSCPKVVTEVFAADRVPTSTGGGTRLQGSQATPTPIRRAPQIEPTKPPKPTEVPKPNDRRGNRGGGADRGRGNDD
- a CDS encoding 2-dehydropantoate 2-reductase — encoded protein: MRYVIYGAGAIGGTIGARLHLAGFDVLLIARGAHLEAIRARGLRFQSPDGVATLRIPAAGSPSEASLGPRDVVFLTMKTQDTEAALIDLQAAAPGLDLPVVCAQNGVENERLALRRFDRVYAMLVILPATHLEPGVVEATSAGITGVLDAGRYPSGLDDVVLEVCSDLEKAGFRARPDPQAMRKKYAKLLGNLNNTLQAALGETRAPELSRRLVEEAIACYRAAGIEWAPDEEMAALREGMRAGGGRQGNSTWQSLARGAGSIESDYLNGEIALLGRMYGVPTPANAALQRIGRRMVAEGLAPGSVSPADLLREIEAARWSD